The following proteins are encoded in a genomic region of Necator americanus strain Aroian chromosome II, whole genome shotgun sequence:
- a CDS encoding hypothetical protein (NECATOR_CHRII.G5374.T1), whose product MVPSPRKTRTSPRKKAWASPVKKSVTSISSIFNEAEFSPLNSSWAEITANDESLNGSIMESLSKSEARRNRKAAVPKKVNSKPKFVRSLELTEEIMTSSRRSERVKDKIESVRIESRTRIEVASTRTQESRKRHLSAASSITLNEDCEGCSPIKRIPPTGSTSSGRPARKNLKTETPTRSPFRSRRLFTDSPKSNQLKEFTPKDFWEDPTLGWCKDQATLDRRTKEIERAKEKPVYARYLEEIPRHLRVKGIHPRTPNKHINFSRRSWDAQMKSWKRSLYDWAGEEPSDSVNTSFCSHSSDEIKKEEEQENRCQSVLRSVREIEEIQVRPETDAMASLLGHFDMDSRRGDESTLKAPTNTLMSGGPVDFSSLKS is encoded by the exons ATGGTTCCCTCCCCTAGGAAGACTCGCACATCTCCTCGCAAGAAAGCATGGGCATCGCCAGTGAAGAAAAGTGTCACTTCAATTTCCTCCATCTTT aaCGAAGCTGAATTTTCTCCACTCAACTCCTCTTGGGCTGAAATCACCGCAAATGATGAGAGTTTGAACGGAAGCATTATGGAGAGTCTTTCGAAGAGTGAGGCACGTCGTAATAGAAAAGCTGCAGTTCCAAAAAAG GTGAATTCCAAGCCAAAGTTTGTTCGTTCCCTTGAACTTACTGAGGAGATAATGACCAGCAGTCGACGCTCAGAAAGAGTAAAAGACAAG ATCGAATCGGTGCGGATCGAAAGCAGAACGAGAATAGAGGTAGCTTCAACTCGAACACAAGAG TCACGCAAGCGTCACTTGAGTGCTGCATCCTCTATCACTCTGAATGAGGATTGTGAAGGTTGTTCCCCTATCAAACGGATTCCTCCTACAGGATCCACGTCTAGTGGACGCCCCGCCCGGAAGAATTTAAAAACTGAAACGCCCACCAGGAGTCCTTTCAGGAGCAG gCGTCTTTTCACTGATAGTCCGAAGAGCAACCAGCTAAAAGAGTTTACTCCCAAAGACTTTTGGGAAGATCCGACTTTGGGATGGTGTAAAGATCAAGCTACCCTTGACCGACGTACAAAG GAAATCGAACGCGCCAAAGAAAAGCCTGTTTATGCCCGTTATCTGGAAGAAATACCTCGCCACCTTCGTGTTAAAGGAATACATCCACGAACGCCTAATAAGCATATCAACTTCAGCCGTAGGTCTTGGGACGCACag ATGAAAAGCTGGAAACGCAGTCTGTACGACTGGGCTGGGGAAGAGCCCTCTGATTCTGTGAACACTTCCTTCTGCAGCCACAGTTCTGACGAAATTAAGAAG GAAGAGGAACAGGAAAACCGTTGTCAATCTGTTCTACGTAGTGTGCGGGAAATTGAGGAGATCCAA GTACGACCCGAAACAGATGCCATGGCATCGTTACTGGGTCACTTTGACATGGATTCTCGTAGAGGAGATGAAAGCACCTTAAAAGCACCTACAAATACACTGATGTCCGGTGGTCCTGTAGACTTTTCTTCGCTCAAATCTTAG
- a CDS encoding hypothetical protein (NECATOR_CHRII.G5375.T1), with the protein MILKEGDRHGYAGLDDFLMWRTMGNLLLFSVPIPKLSDIEKMPYSQKGYFFDHQIDFLGQAKENGIPKHTYNKPHRLQCGGIFTTFKRTGEEQEVHCPASSATGHAIAPNVAGFEPTLPMVSEKRHISRN; encoded by the exons atGATACTGAAGGAAGGAGATAGACATGGCTATGCAGGTTTAGACGATTTCTTAATGTGGAGAACCATGGGGAATCTACTGTTGTTCTCTGTGCCTATCCCGAAGTTATCGGATATCGAGAAAATGCCGTACTCACAGAAAGGATATTTTTTCG ACCACCAAATAGATTTTCTTGGACAGGCGAAAGAAAACGGGATTCCGAAGCATACGTACAACAAGCCACATAGACTACAATGTG GTGGCATCTTCACCACCTTCAAGCGGACTGGTGAAGAGCAGGAGGTCCACTgccccgcttcgagcgcaactggtCACGCTATTGCACCGAATGTCGCTGGGTTTGAACCGACCTTACCTATGGTTAGCGAAAAGAGACACATTAGCCGTAATTAA